The genomic region cacttgaacccagTTAGTAAGTAAATACTGGTTAGCTCAATTTTCAAAAGTACTAATATACATGGACCCACCGTTAAATTAATCTAGattaagctaagcccttacaatccgagggcttaATTACTTTTAAATATTAGCAACTAGTATAGGTGGGAACCAAGATTAATATACAGTAattaagggcttagcttactctagATTAATTTAACGGTGGGTCCATGCATATTAGTACTTTTGAAAATTGAGCTAACCAGTATTTACTTACTAActgggttcaagtgtttttaacatttttctctgctacTGTGTGAATGTATGTTCCTAGTTTAATTTATAAAGACCtaaggtatgaatgatatggaactttttaaaaaataagagtAATTTCTAACCAATTATTTTTCTTGGAGTTAACATTGACTAactttgtggaattctttgctacAAACTCTATTGTATTCCctatacaattagtttatctagttgttttgCTCTGTTCGCTTAGAATCCACATCAGATACTGATCCCTGTAAGtgtaaactaacattacaatatattAACCAAAAGGTACACTAATTGTGATATATATACAGGAGAAGTGTCTGTTATTACCTAACTCCATAATCCCCAACCCCATATGCTCCAAAGTTTAGGAGACAACTGGCATTGGAGGAATATTTTGGATCTAGTGAAAATGCTGGAGTGGGCTTAAGGAAGAAAGGACAGTTTGATCCTAAAAGCAGTAATCCCAGCATTCATACTTTTTCCAGAGTGGTTGAACAACAAGTCACTACCAGTATACATGTCAACTACAATGTGCagagaaacaatttaaaaaaacaagagaGAATGGCATTGAAAAATCTGAAAGAAAATCATCAATTGGTTATCCGCGAAGCAGATAGGAAAGAATTCTTGTCCCAATTGGGTGATACTCAAACATACCGCAAAttagatggagaccccactaaagAGTTCAAGAAACAAGTGGATAATTATTTTAAGACAGCCGTGGAATTGAATTTTCTCTCTAAAAGTCTTGGGGAGTATATGATGGTTGAGTTCCCTATTACACTGATAATTTATACACTTCCTAAGGTGCACAAGGATCAGAAGCACCCACCAGGGCGACCTATAGTTTCATCTAACGGTTCTATACTACAGCCAATCGCCACCTATTTGGACACCCTGTTCCAACCTTTGGTATATAATATGCCATCATTTATATTGGACTCATACCGTCATCCCTCATAGCGAGGGATTGGCGGCTATTAGGAGGAAATTGCTTCAGTATCCATATGTTGGTCCACCTATCGATGTTATCCTTGATCTTACTGAGTATTGTCTTAAgtacaattactttaaatttgagaacAGTTATTATCTCCAAGTTGCCGGAACAGCGATGGGCTCAAATGTGgacccatcatatgccaacttgtatatggcatgCTTTGAAGAAGAGGCTACGTTGGCATTTTAGGATCCAAGGGTGAAGGTatttaaaaggtacatagatgatcttatattaATCTGGGGTGGATCAAGACATGACCTTGGAGAATGGTTGCAGTCATTAAATCAGCAGAAAAAGAATTTGAAGTTCAAGATTAACTGTGACAACACCACTATTGACTTTTTGGATTTAAGACTCATCAAAGTAGATAATAGACTAACCACTACACTATTTCACAAAGACACTGACCGCAACTCATTGTTGGAAGCCACAAGTTGCCATCACCCTAGTTTGAAAAGGGCTTTGCCTAAGTCTCAATTAAAAAGGGTGGTTAGGAATAATAGTGATCCAATCAGGAAGATTGAACAATTGGATGAAATGTACCTCAAGTTTAAAGAGAGGGTATATGGTGATAAACTCCTACGTGGGCCACTGGATGAGGCCCTTTCCTTGACACAAGAACAGGCACTTGTAAAGAAGAATCATGATTCCGCTAGCAGGAGATTAATATTCTCTACAGCGTTTACACCAGATAAAATGGAACTACCTGGTATCCTTAAGAAAAATTGGGACACTATAAGATCTGATACATCTTTACCTTTCAAAGAATTTGAGAGCCCTATGGTTGGTTATAGGAGAGGCAGATCTCTATGTGATCAGCTACTACGCACTGATAACAAACACAGCTATACTAGCAGAACTTGGTTGGGCTCAGAGAAAAATGGGTGCTACAGGTGTAGTGGTTGTGTGACCTGTAATGGGTTGTCCCAGGGGAAATTTTTCCTGGAGAAATAAACGGTTTGACATTAACTACAGGGTCACATGTACCACTACGCATATAGTATACATGATCCATTGCCCCGTGGGTcgttttatgtgggtaagacccaggatgacctaCGGGTACGCGTGGCCAACCACAGGTTGGCCATAGGTACTGCTCTCCGCACTGGTAGCtctgaacagccggtggcacgGCATTTTTTATCTCATAATCACAGTGTCTCTGATTTGAGGTAcatgattattgatcatgttcCAGCACCAGTGAGGGGTGGCAATATAGGGCCAAgatcctcctccagaaggaatccaaatggatctttacgcTGGAGACTTTGATACCCAGGGGCCTAAATACCAATTTTGATCTCCATTGCTTCCTGTAATCATTCTTTGTAATTGCCTTTTCCTATACctttatacagtgtatatatgataGTTTTCAATCTATTGGTAATTGCATGAATTTTTGTGATTTGTTTGCGCCCCTCAATGTAAAAAATTTATGGTGGGTGGTCACTAACTTCAGGAAGTGAGTGTGCCCATTTTTAtgcatttattaaacatttattgtaacgtttcggagacagagtatccccttctgtctccgaaacgttacaataaatgtttggtgtttaaaaagaccagtgagtgcaagtttttgcttctattacatatatatatatatatatatatatatatacacacatagtaacatagtagatgaggttgaaaaaagaccggagtccattgagttcaacctatacaaatctaaaatacttactccagttaaacttaaatagtCCCActgaaaggtgacccatttaatactagcaatcttatccatgaattttgtttctagacagaaatgtatccaattttttttaaatgtatctagggtattggcattcactacctcctttggtaattagttctacaattttattgctcttacagtgaaaaaatggttCCAttacaggagattaaatctcctttcctccaaacttaaattgtgacctcttgtctttctaaagaaaacagactcagtttgactagcctctccttatagcttaaattctccattccccttattagctttgtggcccttctctgaactttttctatttctgcaatatctttttttgcgatcggtccccagaactgcactccatactcaaggtgaggtcttaccagggatttatatagtgacagaattatgctttcctcccttgcatcaatgcctcctttaatacatgctagtatcttattagcctttgtagccgctgccctgcattgtgcacgcatctttagcttgttatctattactactcccaaatccattttcctcctctgtttggctagcCAAGATCTGCCTGAACTGGCATGTCCATCTCAGTGATGAAGGAGTGTCTAAAGAAGTTGGTGAATGCCCTAACATTACGGCCAGAAGGGCACCGAATCTAAAAGACAAATTTGTAAGGAGCCAATATATGTCTGCACACAAGCAAACAGATTGGCTTACTAAACATAGGTCCACTGGGAACTACCCTTGTGGTAGATGTGTGGAATGTAAGTACATGGTTAAAACCAAGGAATTTGCTACACAGACAgggaaaatatacaaatataaacattatGTAAATTGTAACACTGAGGGGGTTATTTATCTTCTCTCCTGCAGCTGtccacgtttttacgtgggcaaaaccaggagagccataaaggatCGTATAACTGAACATCGAGATGTTGTTAAAAATTGAAGGattggctagactgtgacaaactggttaaggtggaaagggttgatcaatcctttctgtgccaaacaggtGACTGtgacagggttggttaaccctgtatttaacataggtagactcaggagcgtgcaAATAAAGTGAGTTTTTGGTAATCAGACCCAATGAGGCCTCAGCGTTCGAAATATTACATATTGTTGAAAACACTACTCTCATATAGtgccaagacacatgcacactcctgacagATATAATACAACTTATTCTTtatccccttgagtgctaacaacggctctgagccgtctcagagttttccactctggtgctaacaacggctcagagctgtcgctagcactctcccaccttgagggagatctgggggctcccacccgctcctaccccggcaatcaggcttgcatagtgacaggcatcgcagaGGGCTTCACGTtgtgtgcggtgacgtcacgcacaatgacgtgatgatgtcacgcgCAACTTTATAATTCACAATGTTAGTATAAGAGcagggggcatgttgcttagaagcctgtatctcaggcatctaagcagctacagacccccgagATCCACCGCTGGAAAGGTaatctggaaagaaaaaaaaagtaaaaaaaatatattaaaaaaaataatatatatatatatatatattatatatatatataaaaacccttaaaacagcttagcactcaaagggttaatatcaaatgtgtgcattaatgtacaatttctaacactgatatatgtatatatatatatatatatatatatatatatatatatatatatatatatatataaattcagatcCAGATAAAACTTTTAGGTGGTGGTAAAGTGATATTTATACGTTTGTGTATCTACAGCCCTgcttttagtgatttttttttaggcTTTTCTGGCACTGAAGCTGTTAACGTCCTCACTCCCCCACCTCCTTTCCTCCAGTCGCACCTCTGTGCCTGCCCTCCTACAGTCCTCCTCCTCTGCTATCATCTTCCTTCCTTCTTCCCTCCGCCTCTTCCCTCTTCTCCGCACTGAGCTTTTTCTGCTCTCGCTGTCTCCCTTTTCCCTTCTCCTACCTCGTCCTCCGGGCCATGGATGGGTgagtaaaaaaataacattttaatctCTTTTAAAACGGATCTTAAACTCTGATACTCATCGCGCATATGTGCCGAATAGGGGTAAAAAGTAGGGGACTTCCCACTCTCTTCTGCTTCACCCTCAAATTATTGTCCTCAGAACATCCCTCTAGGGGTGGGTGTGTAATGTGTTTGCAAACCTCTCTTGCAACCAGGCAGCTTGTTCATGCTCAACTGGACTTTTAGAAAATGTATTTGAATTTGTACGAAAATATACTTAATTAGTGTAAGCTTTAAATAAAGCTATGGCTAGAATGTTATAGATTCTACATATATTTATACTATGAACACACGATCTATACTATTTTACTTCTCTCTGCTCCCCTTCCTGTACGACTTTGTTTTGCAAGTTCTGCCTGTCATTTTGTGGGGGATGTTTTGTATG from Bombina bombina isolate aBomBom1 chromosome 2, aBomBom1.pri, whole genome shotgun sequence harbors:
- the PTBP3 gene encoding polypyrimidine tract-binding protein 3 produces the protein MKDDMIINLSSHQVTDPERSFRRQLALEEYFGSSENAGVGLRKKGQFDPKSSNPSIHTFSRVVEQQVTTSIHVNYNVQRNNLKKQERMALKNLKENHQLVIREADRKEFLSQLGDTQTYRKLDGDPTKEFKKQVDNYFKTAVELNFLSKSLGEYMMVEFPITLIIYTLPKVHKDQKHPPGRPIVSSNGSILQPIATYLDTLFQPLDPRVKVFKRYIDDLILIWGGSRHDLGEWLQSLNQQKKNLKFKINCDNTTIDFLDLRLIKVDNRLTTTLFHKDTDRNSLLEATSCHHPSLKRALPKSQLKRVVRNNSDPIRKIEQLDEMYLKFKERVYGDKLLRGPLDEALSLTQEQALVKKNHDSASRRLIFSTAFTPDKMELPGILKKNWDTIRSDTSLPFKEFESPMAFLALKLLTSSLPHLLSSSRTSVPALLQSSSSAIIFLPSSLRLFPLLRTELFLLSLSPFSLLLPRPPGHGWRGSDELLSSGIANGPFTMSHSTPATGTVRKCPTNTTQKSHKLFHVLKPCLDKYSWKLMIFSKFGTVLKIITFTKNNQFQALLQYADPMNAHHAKVALDGQNIYNACCTLRIEFSKLTSLNVKYNNDKSRDFTRLDLPTGDGQPSLDTTMAAAFGAPGIISSPYAGAAGFAPIGFPQAGLSVSGVPGALGPLALTTSITGRMAFPGMTAMPGHSVLLVSNLNPDVIVPHGLFILFGVYGDVQRVKILFNKKENALVQMSDANQAQLAMSHLNGQKLHGRVLRITLSKHQAVQLPREGHEDQGLTKDYTNSPLHRFKKPGSKNFQNIFPPSATLHLSNIPPSITDDDLKGLFASTGCTVKAFKFFQKDRKMALIQLGSVEEAILALIDLHNHDLGENHHLRVSFSKSMI